The following are encoded in a window of Prochlorococcus marinus CUG1417 genomic DNA:
- a CDS encoding TolC family protein, with amino-acid sequence MLRRIINPILFLPVTFSINSVNVLSSETKNYIDNVLEERVNITFVDYQEIEKLVLNNQELKSLQNLVASASFNLSSQIAKRYPSLDFQANGLPKYVAGKKYNSNSPNLKTSQFTANPSLNIKWDVIAPIRGSEIEIAKTNYKIAENNYEIKKKDLIQEARIRYHKYKKSFQDIQNKQFTLDLSFTSLENAQAKLDAGIGTKFEVLEAEAQLSRDKQSLNEKKIEHEINKISLKEILNIKEDFETNKEQNLIGFWNHKLNKNINEGLDKNLSLKNLILQQSIKKSQANSFLAQNKPNIYISNSLSSTFSKGDSLATNIDFEKSGSNYTNTISLNFAWSIFDGGQNKKSYQSKIEEAEAEKYTYENLKNVLTTNISKAYLNLKLNEEKIISSLKEIESSKESVRLSRLRYDVGISTLKDVLVRQSELSNAKSKNINAIYNYNLNLDELKRLTFLDISKNCLVSNNTKIKNKGSICNIK; translated from the coding sequence ATGCTTAGAAGAATAATAAATCCTATCTTATTCTTACCAGTTACTTTTAGTATCAACTCTGTTAATGTTCTTTCGAGCGAAACAAAAAATTATATTGATAATGTTCTAGAAGAAAGAGTAAATATTACTTTTGTTGATTATCAAGAAATAGAAAAACTTGTATTGAATAATCAAGAATTAAAGTCATTACAAAACTTAGTAGCCTCAGCAAGCTTTAATCTTTCCAGTCAAATTGCCAAAAGGTATCCTTCCTTAGATTTCCAAGCCAATGGGCTACCAAAATATGTTGCAGGTAAAAAGTACAATAGCAATTCACCTAATTTAAAAACATCACAATTTACTGCTAATCCATCCCTAAATATCAAATGGGATGTAATTGCCCCGATTAGAGGATCCGAAATTGAAATTGCCAAAACAAATTACAAAATTGCAGAAAATAATTATGAGATAAAGAAAAAAGATTTAATTCAAGAAGCAAGAATCAGGTATCACAAATACAAAAAGTCATTTCAAGATATTCAAAATAAACAGTTCACACTTGATTTATCATTTACAAGTTTAGAAAATGCTCAAGCGAAGTTAGATGCTGGAATTGGTACAAAATTTGAAGTTCTTGAAGCAGAAGCTCAATTATCTCGAGATAAACAATCACTTAATGAAAAGAAAATAGAACATGAAATTAATAAAATTTCTCTCAAAGAGATTCTCAATATTAAGGAGGATTTTGAAACTAATAAAGAGCAAAATCTAATAGGATTTTGGAATCATAAATTGAATAAAAATATAAATGAGGGTTTGGATAAAAATCTTTCATTAAAAAACCTTATTCTTCAACAATCAATCAAAAAGAGCCAAGCAAATAGTTTTTTAGCTCAAAATAAGCCAAATATCTATATCAGTAATTCATTATCTAGTACATTTTCAAAGGGTGACTCTCTAGCAACTAATATCGACTTTGAAAAATCTGGATCTAATTATACTAATACCATAAGTCTAAATTTTGCATGGAGTATTTTTGATGGCGGACAAAATAAGAAATCCTATCAATCAAAAATAGAAGAGGCAGAAGCTGAAAAATATACTTATGAAAATCTAAAAAATGTTTTAACCACAAATATTAGTAAAGCCTACTTAAATCTCAAATTAAATGAAGAGAAAATAATTTCCTCTCTTAAAGAAATTGAATCTAGCAAAGAGTCTGTAAGGCTTTCCAGACTTAGATATGATGTCGGAATATCAACTCTAAAAGATGTTCTTGTTAGACAAAGTGAATTAAGTAATGCGAAATCAAAAAATATTAATGCAATATATAATTACAATTTGAATTTAGATGAATTAAAAAGATTAACTTTTCTTGATATCAGTAAAAATTGTTTGGTTAGTAATAATACTAAAATTAAAAATAAAGGTTCTATTTGCAATATAAAATGA
- a CDS encoding DUF4346 domain-containing protein yields MDSSKSLDEKIKIDNNLSNRYIDLDPNGYFIIKVDLEENKIILEHFLNNIDEEGYALDPETNEPIKCDSQNKRVSNEIFKGTSAKQLGILITEERNDLITRFDHALYLGRELQKAEECLYKKLPYIQD; encoded by the coding sequence ATGGATTCTAGTAAAAGTTTAGATGAAAAAATAAAGATTGATAATAATCTATCCAACAGATATATAGATTTAGATCCAAACGGTTATTTTATTATAAAAGTAGATTTAGAAGAAAATAAAATAATTTTAGAACACTTTTTAAATAACATCGATGAAGAAGGCTATGCTCTTGACCCAGAAACAAATGAACCAATTAAATGCGACTCTCAAAATAAAAGAGTTAGTAATGAAATTTTTAAAGGTACTAGTGCGAAACAACTTGGAATATTGATTACTGAAGAAAGAAATGACTTAATAACCAGATTCGATCATGCTCTATATTTAGGCCGGGAACTACAAAAAGCAGAAGAATGTTTATACAAAAAATTACCATATATCCAAGATTAA
- a CDS encoding vitamin K epoxide reductase family protein, translated as MALKTLNRRNKKDLKWPKIIIGILSTIGIVDTGSITLKNWGLFTSLSCPGIQNGCETVLNSPWGTLFENNQVNIPLSLAGFITYLSILVITIILSLNLISPKEKLNKFLWWLLFLISCSSSTFSFLLINIMFFKIQAYCFFCILSAILSFSIFIISMIGAKFESREPMIFRGFIVAISVLLGGLIWSTNVDPSNAINVASPTENVSPIITTSSSPQKVKFAKFLSENNIFMYSAYWCPHCHDQKQLFGREAVKELKVVECAKDGKDNEYELCQTKGISGFPSWEINGEIISGTRDLNELAVKTGYQGDSNF; from the coding sequence ATGGCCCTTAAGACTTTAAACAGAAGAAATAAAAAAGATTTGAAATGGCCAAAAATCATAATCGGAATTCTTAGCACTATAGGCATAGTTGATACAGGTTCTATTACTTTAAAAAACTGGGGATTATTTACTTCGCTTTCATGCCCAGGGATACAAAATGGTTGTGAAACAGTTTTAAATAGTCCTTGGGGTACTTTATTTGAAAATAATCAAGTTAATATACCTCTCTCATTAGCTGGATTTATAACTTATTTATCAATATTAGTTATCACAATAATACTTTCGCTTAATTTAATTTCCCCAAAAGAAAAACTAAATAAGTTTTTATGGTGGTTATTATTTCTAATATCTTGTTCATCATCAACATTTAGCTTTTTATTAATCAATATAATGTTTTTTAAGATTCAAGCATATTGCTTTTTTTGTATACTTTCAGCAATCTTATCGTTTTCTATCTTTATAATTTCTATGATTGGAGCAAAGTTTGAAAGTAGAGAACCTATGATTTTTAGAGGTTTTATTGTAGCAATTAGTGTCTTGCTAGGAGGCTTAATTTGGTCTACAAACGTTGATCCCTCTAATGCTATAAATGTTGCAAGCCCCACTGAAAATGTATCGCCAATAATTACCACTTCAAGCTCTCCCCAGAAGGTAAAATTTGCAAAATTTTTAAGTGAAAACAACATTTTTATGTATAGTGCATACTGGTGCCCGCATTGCCACGATCAGAAACAATTATTTGGTAGGGAAGCAGTTAAAGAATTAAAAGTAGTTGAATGCGCTAAAGATGGTAAAGATAATGAGTATGAGCTATGCCAAACAAAAGGAATTAGTGGATTTCCTTCTTGGGAAATAAATGGAGAAATCATCAGTGGTACTCGCGACTTAAATGAATTAGCCGTAAAGACGGGCTATCAAGGAGATTCTAATTTTTAA
- the rimO gene encoding 30S ribosomal protein S12 methylthiotransferase RimO: MKQNSLNIKEKKLSKIAFSHVGCEKNLVDTEHMQGLLYREGYDVDSNINDANVVVVNTCSFIETAREESIRKILEYTNQGKEVIVAGCMAQHFKDELLKEIPEIKGLVGTGDYQKIAKVLDRVEKGEIVNEVSKIPEFIANEEMPRFVDKNKFVAYLRIAEGCNYNCAFCIIPKLRGPQRSRTIESIVSEAKSLAKQGIQEIILISQITTNYGQDIYGKPSLAKLLNELSKVPIPWIRIHYAYPTGLTDEVIRAFKDSENIVPYFDLPLQHSHPDVLRSMNRPWQASLNESILEKIRKEIPSAVLRTSLIVGFPGEKKEHFEHLLEFLYRHKFDHVGVFIFSPEDGTAAFDLPNRVFPEVAEARKDNVISVQQNISKDKNQSYVGSKMKVLVEKISDNNELIGRSYNFAPEIDGNVILSINNKNDLKNYIGKFVESNISFADEYDLYGEIIKIL; this comes from the coding sequence GTGAAACAAAATAGTCTCAATATAAAAGAAAAAAAACTATCTAAGATTGCATTCAGTCATGTTGGTTGTGAGAAAAATCTTGTAGATACTGAACATATGCAAGGCTTACTATATAGAGAGGGTTATGACGTTGACAGCAATATAAATGATGCAAATGTTGTTGTTGTAAATACTTGCAGTTTTATTGAAACAGCTAGAGAAGAATCTATTAGAAAAATTCTAGAATATACAAATCAAGGAAAGGAAGTAATAGTTGCAGGCTGTATGGCTCAGCATTTTAAAGATGAACTTCTAAAAGAAATCCCTGAAATAAAAGGTTTGGTTGGAACTGGAGATTATCAAAAAATAGCCAAGGTTTTAGACAGAGTAGAAAAAGGGGAAATCGTTAATGAAGTTTCAAAAATACCTGAATTTATTGCAAATGAGGAAATGCCTCGTTTTGTAGATAAAAACAAATTTGTTGCTTATCTTCGTATTGCTGAAGGCTGTAACTATAATTGCGCTTTTTGTATTATTCCTAAATTGAGAGGTCCCCAAAGAAGTAGAACAATAGAATCTATAGTTTCAGAAGCCAAAAGTCTTGCAAAGCAGGGAATACAAGAAATCATATTAATTAGTCAAATAACAACTAATTATGGTCAAGATATTTATGGAAAACCATCATTAGCCAAACTTTTGAATGAGCTTTCTAAAGTTCCAATTCCTTGGATCAGGATACATTATGCTTATCCAACGGGTTTAACTGATGAAGTTATTAGAGCCTTCAAAGATTCAGAGAATATAGTGCCTTACTTTGATTTACCACTTCAGCATAGTCATCCAGATGTGTTGAGGAGTATGAATAGACCTTGGCAGGCTTCTTTGAATGAATCAATTTTGGAGAAAATTAGAAAAGAAATTCCATCTGCTGTATTAAGAACTAGTCTCATTGTCGGTTTCCCAGGAGAAAAAAAAGAACATTTTGAACATCTTCTGGAATTTTTGTATAGGCACAAATTTGATCATGTAGGAGTGTTTATTTTTTCTCCTGAGGATGGAACTGCAGCTTTTGATTTGCCAAATAGAGTATTCCCAGAGGTTGCAGAGGCAAGAAAAGATAATGTTATTTCAGTTCAACAAAATATTTCTAAAGATAAAAATCAGTCATATGTTGGTTCAAAAATGAAAGTTTTGGTAGAAAAAATATCAGATAATAACGAATTAATAGGTCGGTCCTACAATTTCGCTCCTGAAATTGATGGAAATGTGATTTTATCTATCAATAATAAAAATGATTTGAAAAATTATATTGGTAAATTTGTTGAATCAAATATTTCTTTTGCCGATGAATATGATTTGTATGGTGAGATTATTAAAATTTTGTAG
- a CDS encoding TIGR03279 family radical SAM protein, with amino-acid sequence MWQEINYTEDPNDLLVPNITYKINPAEIESIEANSIAQEIGFESGDSIISINGKKPRDLIDYQILISEEFLDISVLDKNHEIHNINIEKDQDVNLGINFKDALFDSIKQCNNRCPFCFIDQQPSGKRKSLYIKDDDYRLSFLYGSYLTLTNLRKEDWERIAMQKLSPLFISVHATDPATREKLLKNKKAGVILDQISWFEKNSIQIHAQIVICPDINDGDILEKSILELAEFYKKTSKTVLSVAIVPVGLTKFRPENDGLKSINPEYAIKTIKQVERIQASLQITHGTRFCWLADEWYLIAGTNLPSYKTYENMPQESNGVGTIRNFLETLKEKSKNLPKKVKKPKKISWIVGKLVYEALIPVVKKLNLIDGLIINLYGLPSIYWGQEQVVTGLLTGEDLIHGLQNKDLGEAVYIPSIMLKINTDLFLDDKNIQEVENQLNTKIHVLDDSNDIINTLIG; translated from the coding sequence GTGTGGCAAGAAATTAATTACACAGAAGATCCCAATGATCTTTTGGTTCCTAACATTACTTATAAAATAAACCCTGCAGAAATTGAAAGTATTGAAGCTAATTCCATTGCTCAAGAAATAGGATTTGAATCAGGTGATTCAATTATTAGTATTAATGGGAAAAAACCAAGAGATTTAATTGATTATCAAATTCTCATTAGTGAAGAATTTTTAGACATATCAGTTTTAGATAAAAATCATGAAATTCACAATATAAATATTGAAAAAGATCAAGACGTTAATTTAGGTATAAATTTTAAGGATGCATTATTTGACTCAATCAAGCAATGCAATAATAGATGTCCATTTTGTTTTATTGATCAACAGCCAAGTGGTAAAAGAAAAAGCCTCTATATAAAAGATGATGACTATAGATTAAGTTTCCTGTATGGCTCTTATCTAACTCTAACGAATTTAAGAAAAGAAGATTGGGAAAGAATTGCTATGCAAAAACTATCCCCACTTTTTATTTCAGTTCATGCTACTGATCCCGCCACAAGAGAAAAATTATTAAAAAATAAAAAAGCAGGAGTGATCCTTGATCAAATTTCATGGTTTGAAAAAAACTCTATTCAAATACATGCTCAAATTGTTATTTGTCCAGATATAAACGATGGAGATATTCTTGAGAAATCAATTTTAGAACTTGCTGAATTCTACAAAAAAACCTCTAAGACAGTACTTTCAGTTGCAATAGTTCCTGTAGGACTTACAAAATTTAGACCTGAAAATGATGGATTGAAATCAATAAACCCAGAATACGCAATAAAAACTATTAAACAAGTAGAGAGAATTCAAGCCTCTCTACAAATTACTCATGGGACTCGTTTTTGTTGGCTAGCAGACGAATGGTATTTGATTGCTGGTACAAATCTACCTAGTTACAAAACCTACGAAAATATGCCACAAGAATCTAATGGGGTTGGCACTATTAGAAACTTTCTAGAAACATTAAAAGAGAAGTCTAAAAACCTACCCAAAAAAGTAAAAAAGCCAAAAAAAATTAGTTGGATTGTAGGTAAATTAGTCTATGAAGCCCTCATTCCTGTAGTTAAAAAATTAAACTTAATTGATGGATTGATAATTAATTTATATGGTCTACCAAGTATTTATTGGGGACAAGAGCAAGTTGTAACTGGACTCCTAACGGGAGAAGACCTGATTCATGGGCTGCAAAATAAAGACTTAGGAGAAGCTGTTTACATCCCATCTATTATGTTAAAAATTAATACTGATTTATTTTTAGATGATAAAAATATCCAAGAAGTTGAAAATCAATTAAATACCAAAATTCACGTTCTTGATGATTCAAATGATATTATTAATACTTTGATTGGTTAA
- a CDS encoding YihY/virulence factor BrkB family protein, whose product MQHSSTWILKSLWGACERWSKSDCIDLSAAFAYYTLQSFFPILLISLSIASWFLGKQEGLDQQIIAIASQLLPPSVVELVETTLFKLIDQGFGAGILGAMFLLFTAGNAYLSLQRGSDRLWEDEIPSKKVNAAWREQASRFLRNRIEAFLIVFFIGFLMVLDQISANLRMIPSNVLENLSKSNNLISDILLKLPLLQVGKFAIPVIGFSLMALLLQALLPSRKVPLKPLLPGSFLIGIGLTTLNLAVSKSILSLGVRFQAYGFIGGFLVLTLWVWLLGVILYFGQCWSVVIASMSIAKKTRYKKF is encoded by the coding sequence TTGCAGCACAGCTCAACTTGGATACTTAAGAGTTTGTGGGGAGCTTGTGAGAGATGGAGTAAATCTGACTGCATTGATTTGAGTGCTGCATTTGCATATTACACACTACAATCCTTTTTCCCGATTCTTCTAATTTCACTCTCAATAGCATCATGGTTCCTAGGAAAACAAGAAGGCTTGGACCAACAAATAATTGCTATTGCTTCTCAACTTTTGCCACCTTCAGTAGTTGAATTAGTAGAAACAACGTTATTTAAATTAATAGATCAAGGTTTTGGGGCAGGTATTCTAGGGGCTATGTTTTTGCTATTTACAGCAGGAAATGCATATTTATCTCTCCAAAGAGGCTCAGATAGACTATGGGAGGACGAAATTCCTTCTAAAAAAGTAAATGCTGCATGGAGAGAGCAAGCTTCTAGATTTCTTAGAAATAGAATTGAAGCTTTTTTGATAGTATTCTTTATTGGTTTTTTAATGGTACTAGATCAGATTAGTGCGAATCTTAGAATGATCCCTAGTAATGTTTTAGAAAATCTTTCAAAATCCAATAATTTAATTTCAGATATATTACTAAAGTTACCTCTATTACAAGTTGGTAAATTTGCAATACCAGTAATTGGATTTTCTTTAATGGCTCTTTTACTTCAAGCCCTCTTACCTAGTAGAAAAGTACCTTTAAAACCACTTCTACCTGGATCTTTTCTTATTGGAATTGGCCTAACAACGTTGAACTTAGCAGTAAGCAAAAGTATACTCTCGCTTGGCGTAAGATTTCAAGCTTATGGTTTTATCGGAGGATTTCTTGTACTTACCTTGTGGGTCTGGCTTCTAGGAGTAATTTTATATTTTGGACAGTGTTGGAGCGTTGTTATTGCTAGCATGTCAATAGCAAAAAAAACAAGATACAAGAAATTTTAA
- the petL gene encoding cytochrome b6-f complex subunit PetL, with protein sequence MNIIFYIAFIGFGFGAAFALDKLLRAVKLI encoded by the coding sequence ATGAACATCATTTTCTATATTGCATTTATTGGTTTTGGTTTTGGAGCTGCTTTCGCATTAGATAAGCTCTTAAGAGCAGTTAAATTAATTTAA
- a CDS encoding inositol monophosphatase family protein, whose product MNPPNLTNKQLSKLDSLFELVSQRQQKDFGNINASNKADGSLLTSCDLWSDKTIVDGLASIAPGEGVLSEEGQKLIPNSKAYWVVDPLDGTTNFAAGIPYWSISVARFVDGKPQSSFLIIPTLKKKFVSIKGKGVWLNNLKIDPSQNNHQSECVSLCSRSIKILQKKPNSVFPGKIRLLGVSSLNLTSVAMGQTFGAIESTPKIWDIAAAWLLLEELNCSIEWLERDPLNLVPGEDLSDVNFPLIACRSIEKVGILKPWGNLLLEK is encoded by the coding sequence ATGAATCCACCAAATTTAACTAATAAGCAACTAAGTAAATTAGATTCTTTATTTGAATTAGTTAGTCAACGTCAGCAAAAAGATTTTGGAAATATTAACGCCAGCAATAAAGCAGATGGATCATTATTAACAAGTTGTGATTTATGGAGTGACAAAACAATAGTAGATGGCTTAGCTTCAATAGCTCCAGGTGAGGGCGTCCTTAGTGAAGAAGGGCAAAAGTTAATTCCAAACTCAAAAGCTTATTGGGTGGTCGATCCACTCGATGGGACAACAAATTTTGCAGCAGGTATTCCTTACTGGTCTATATCAGTGGCAAGGTTCGTTGATGGTAAACCGCAATCTTCTTTTTTAATAATTCCTACATTGAAAAAAAAGTTTGTATCCATTAAAGGTAAAGGAGTTTGGTTAAATAATCTCAAAATAGATCCTAGCCAAAATAATCATCAAAGTGAATGCGTTTCTTTGTGTAGTAGATCAATAAAAATTTTACAAAAAAAACCAAACTCGGTATTTCCTGGCAAAATCAGACTCTTAGGTGTATCAAGTTTAAATCTTACAAGTGTAGCGATGGGACAAACTTTCGGAGCAATAGAATCAACCCCTAAGATATGGGATATTGCCGCAGCCTGGCTTCTATTAGAAGAACTCAATTGCTCTATAGAGTGGTTAGAAAGAGATCCTTTAAATTTAGTTCCTGGAGAAGACTTGAGCGATGTTAATTTTCCATTAATTGCTTGTCGATCTATAGAAAAAGTTGGAATTTTAAAGCCATGGGGCAATTTATTATTGGAAAAATAG
- a CDS encoding high light inducible protein: MNDENQTRFGFVNFAETWNGRMAMMGILIGLGTELITGQSILRQIGIG; the protein is encoded by the coding sequence ATGAATGATGAAAATCAGACAAGATTCGGATTCGTAAATTTTGCTGAAACTTGGAATGGCCGTATGGCAATGATGGGTATTTTAATTGGCCTTGGTACTGAATTAATTACTGGGCAAAGTATCCTAAGACAAATTGGAATTGGTTAG
- a CDS encoding DUF3120 domain-containing protein, with the protein MKELITKNLEVKDKLNYELQNTFDSYEDSFLSNPISLRLWSSFFVILPIFVQAPWVRLEPISALCFTFVILLVAFVLNQKGSNKWFIVSSLLLGVSGSWLGGCLFWGWLSPFPILHIPVEAVVLPLALIGFGTNWKIGSSFYISSLFGTAITDITIFLIGIMDQWKQVITADSENAPIILQKTSESLIQIKSLSIIVFVALILWFISKEILDSATINTTSGKALLVSSYVIQTTLIVDGIFIVLAILQPTFSGLV; encoded by the coding sequence TTGAAAGAATTAATTACAAAAAATTTAGAAGTGAAAGATAAATTGAACTATGAATTGCAAAATACATTTGATTCATACGAAGATAGTTTTTTATCAAATCCTATATCTTTAAGATTATGGTCTTCTTTTTTTGTAATTTTACCTATTTTTGTTCAAGCTCCTTGGGTTAGATTAGAACCAATAAGTGCTCTTTGTTTTACTTTTGTTATTCTCCTAGTGGCATTTGTTTTGAATCAGAAAGGATCAAATAAGTGGTTTATTGTCAGTTCATTATTACTTGGTGTATCAGGTAGTTGGCTTGGTGGATGTTTGTTTTGGGGATGGTTAAGCCCATTTCCTATTTTACATATACCTGTTGAGGCTGTAGTTCTCCCATTAGCTTTAATTGGATTTGGTACTAATTGGAAAATAGGTTCAAGTTTTTATATCTCTTCTTTATTTGGAACCGCAATTACCGACATTACAATATTTTTAATCGGAATTATGGATCAATGGAAGCAGGTGATTACAGCAGATTCTGAAAATGCACCTATAATTCTTCAAAAAACTTCAGAGAGTCTTATCCAAATAAAATCTCTATCTATTATTGTTTTTGTTGCTCTTATACTTTGGTTTATTTCAAAAGAAATTTTAGATTCAGCAACAATCAATACTACTAGTGGTAAAGCACTTTTAGTTTCTAGTTATGTAATTCAAACGACATTAATTGTTGATGGTATTTTTATTGTTTTAGCAATTCTTCAACCAACTTTTAGTGGATTGGTTTAA
- the nadB gene encoding L-aspartate oxidase, with translation MLRPPFSQEPIPINNWDVIVVGAGAAGLMTCLELPANLKVLLLNRNTSKVSSSRWAQGGIASVVRQDDSFDLHAEDTLKAGDGLCDFQAVEMLVKEAPGCVDRLQNLGMIFDQSADQLATTLEAAHSRRRVLHVKDRTGRALVEVLEDHIENHKNILHCRGVRVTELLIENKECRGVQVLDGANLYWIQSRAVVLATGGGGHLFTNTTNPAQSSGEGIALAWKAGAAIEDLEFVQFHPTALKFYGAPCFLISEALRGEGAILVDKNGESPVKNLENRDLATRDQVSRAIMKNMHDNNVDHVGLDLRYIDPEKIVERFPTILSRCQDYGVNPLNEVIPVAPAAHYWMGGIKTDLNASSTRKGLYAVGEVASTGVHGANRLASNSLMECLVFARKMSSIVLNDFSKFQKFDRSFKEFDIEDPKEGQISRIAEKIDELRKLCWLNLGVSRNKANMSKFLNNIQDDISQLQKNALLSTLEKIEFHQKIKLSERNRRALNLLLDLKNRQITTITLLKACLFREESRGGHYRDDFPAKDKNWECHTRQKLDHKIQKRFIKN, from the coding sequence ATGTTAAGGCCTCCATTTTCGCAAGAACCGATACCAATAAATAATTGGGATGTAATAGTTGTAGGTGCTGGAGCTGCTGGCCTTATGACTTGTCTTGAATTACCTGCAAATTTAAAAGTGCTTCTTCTAAATAGAAATACTAGTAAGGTATCTTCCAGTAGATGGGCCCAAGGAGGAATTGCATCTGTTGTTAGACAAGATGATTCATTTGATCTTCATGCTGAGGACACTTTAAAAGCAGGAGATGGGCTGTGTGATTTTCAAGCTGTAGAAATGTTGGTTAAAGAAGCTCCAGGTTGTGTAGACAGGTTGCAGAATTTAGGGATGATTTTTGATCAAAGTGCTGATCAACTAGCTACTACCTTGGAAGCAGCCCATTCAAGAAGAAGAGTCTTACATGTTAAAGATCGTACTGGACGAGCCTTAGTTGAAGTTCTAGAAGATCATATTGAGAATCATAAAAATATTCTTCACTGCAGGGGTGTAAGAGTCACTGAGCTTCTCATTGAAAATAAAGAATGTAGAGGAGTTCAGGTTCTTGATGGAGCAAATTTATATTGGATTCAATCGAGAGCTGTTGTTTTGGCTACAGGTGGGGGTGGTCACTTATTTACTAATACAACAAATCCTGCTCAATCATCTGGAGAAGGGATTGCTCTTGCATGGAAAGCAGGCGCTGCTATCGAAGATTTAGAGTTTGTGCAATTTCATCCAACCGCTTTAAAATTTTATGGCGCACCTTGCTTCTTAATATCTGAGGCACTTAGAGGAGAAGGAGCGATTTTAGTTGATAAAAATGGTGAAAGTCCAGTTAAAAATCTTGAAAATCGTGATTTAGCTACTAGAGATCAGGTAAGTAGAGCAATTATGAAAAATATGCATGATAATAATGTAGATCATGTTGGCTTAGATCTTCGGTATATTGACCCAGAAAAAATCGTAGAGCGCTTCCCCACGATCTTAAGTCGATGCCAGGATTATGGTGTTAACCCTCTCAATGAGGTTATTCCCGTAGCTCCTGCAGCTCATTATTGGATGGGGGGCATTAAAACTGATTTAAATGCATCTTCAACAAGAAAAGGATTATATGCCGTTGGAGAAGTCGCTTCTACAGGTGTGCATGGTGCTAATAGACTGGCAAGCAATTCACTGATGGAGTGTCTTGTTTTCGCAAGAAAAATGTCTTCAATTGTTTTAAATGACTTTTCTAAATTTCAAAAATTTGATAGATCATTTAAAGAATTTGATATTGAAGATCCTAAAGAAGGTCAAATTTCTAGAATTGCTGAAAAAATTGATGAACTAAGAAAACTATGTTGGTTAAATTTAGGAGTATCTCGAAATAAGGCAAATATGAGTAAATTTTTAAATAATATTCAAGATGATATTTCTCAACTACAAAAAAATGCTTTACTAAGTACTCTTGAAAAAATAGAATTTCATCAAAAAATTAAACTTAGTGAGCGCAATAGGAGGGCACTTAATCTTTTACTGGATTTAAAGAACAGACAAATAACCACCATAACCTTATTAAAAGCTTGTCTTTTTAGAGAAGAGAGTAGAGGAGGCCATTATAGAGATGATTTTCCAGCTAAAGATAAAAATTGGGAATGCCATACTAGACAAAAGTTAGATCATAAAATTCAGAAGAGGTTTATTAAAAATTAG